The Polyangium mundeleinium genome contains the following window.
CAGGGGTCGTACCACGGTGGGTATAGCTCAGTTGGTAGAGCGCTGGTTTGTGGTACCAGCTGTCGCGGGTTCGAGCCCCGTTACTCACCCCAATCCTCGTTGCACGTCGCGGCGCTTGCGCCGCACCAGACGCTGATTCCTTCGATCGTTCGCCTCCGAGGCGAGCGCCCGATCCTCCTCGGTCTCGCAGACGAGTGACGGAACGGGCGCCGGCTTCAGCGCGCCGTCGACCTCCTGCATCGCCACGAAGGTCACGAACGCGTGCGCGCAGCGCCATCGCTTGCCCGAGGGCGCGTCCTCGCCCTCGACGTCGACGAGGATCTCGACCGACGTGCGGAACGCCGCCGTCACGCGCGCGCGGAGCAGCACGACCTGCCCGACCTTGATGGGCGCCTCGAACGAGACGTCGTCGAACTCGGCGGTCACCGCGAGCCTCCCTGCATGGCGCTGCGCGCAGATCGCCGCGCAGAGATCGATCCACGCGAGGATCTGCCCGCCGAACACGTTCCCGAGCGCGTTCGCGTGCGTCGGGAGCACGTACTCGGTCATCGTCGTGATCGAGTCGCTGACGTTGCGTGGGGGGAGCGGCGTGGCGAGGGTCGACATGGATGCCGGGTAGCACGGAGGCGTGGCTCCCGTCACCCCACCTCGATCTCCGCCTCCGGCGACGGCGGCAGCTCCGACTTGCTCCCGCTCGTCATCTGCAGCCGCCCGAAGATCGCCTCGGCGCGCGCATCCATCGTGCCCGCCTCCTTCTGCACCTCTTCGTTGCCGGCGAGCTCCGGGTTCTTGCGCAGGAACCGCGCGTAGGTCTTGAACGTCCGCGCGAGCTCCACCTCGTTGCCGCTCTGCTCGAAGATCGCAACGGCGCGGTCGAAGTACTCGCGCGCGCTCGTCGTATGCGCGTGCCCCCAGCCGCCGGCGGCCGTGATCTCCCCGAGCGTCCGGAGCGCCGCGGCGAGGTGCACCTTGCTGCGCACGGAGGCGAAGAGGTCCACCGCGCGTCCGATGCAGTCGCGCGCCTTCCCGAGGTCGCCTTGCATCAGGTACGCCTTGCCGAGCGCGCGGAGCGTCTCCGCGAGCTTCAGCCGATCGCCGAGCTCGTCGCACAGGCCCTCGGCGCGCACGAGCACGCCGATCGCCTTCTCCGGCTCGCCGCTCCGGTAGTACGTCGTCCCGATGTTCGTCAGCACGAGCGCGATCTTGTTCCGATCGCCGATCTGCTGCGCGACCTCCAGCGCCTCCTCGAACATCATGAGCGCCTTCTGGAAGTTCCGGCGCTCCTCGGCGATCGTCCCGAGGTTGTTCAGCGTCGTCACCACGCCGACGAGGTCGCCGACCTCGCGCCGGATCGCGAGCGACTGCTCGAACGCCTCGAGCGCGTCCTTGAACTGCCCCGAGTCCTGCAGCGCCAGGCCCGCGTTGTTGAGCGAGAGTGCGATCGAGCGCCGGTCGCCGAGCTTCTGCCGCCGCGCGAGCCCGTCGCGGAAGCTCGTCAGGGCCGACTCGTACTCGCCCTTCAGCCACGCGATCTTGCCGAGGTCGTCGATCGTCGAGGCCACGCCGCGCTCGTCGCCCGACGCTTCGAAGAGCGACATCGCCGTCGTCAGGTGCCGCTCGCCCTCGTCGAGCGAGCCCATGTCGCGGAAGAGCCGGCCGATGCGGTTGTGCGCGGCGCCGCCCTTCTTCTTCATGTCGAGCCGGTACGCGAGCGTCAGCATCCCGCGGAACGCGGCCATCGCGTCGTCGATGTAGCCCATCGACTGGAGCACGTCGCCGTACGCATGCAGCGCGTCGATCCGCGCGCCGTCGTGCGAGTCGCCGAGCAGCTCCAGGCCCCGCTGGTAGTACTCGCACGACTTGCCGTTCGCGTACCTGCGCCGCGCCACGGCCGCCGCCTCCAGGTACGCGATGCCCGCCTGGATCGACTCGCCCGCTTGCTCGCGGTGACGCGCCAGCGACGCGATGCGCTCCTCGCTCGTGCGCACGCCCGGCTGGTGCTCCATCCAGTCGGCGATGACGCGGTTCGACAGGCTCTTCGCCTCGGCGCTCGTCCGCGCCGTGATCGCCTCGCGCTCTTCGCTCCGCGCCCAGGCGTACTCCACCGAGCCCGGAAAAATCGTCCCGGCACGGCGCAGGATCCAACCGTTCTTGCAGAGGCCGTCGAGCATCCGCCCGATCCGCGCGACGTCGCCCGTCTCTTCTTCCACCCACAGGTCGGGCGCTTCGAGGCCCGTGCGCGCGAGCGCCACGAACGCGCCGCTCCAGAACACGGCGCCCATCGCCGCCGCTTGTTCGAGCACCGTGCGCTCGTCCTCGTCGAGCGAGGCCACGCGCGCTTGCACCGCGTCCTCGACCGTCGCCGGCAGCCGCGCCGCCGCGAGCCGCTCCGGGTAGAGCACGAGCCGCGTCTCGCCCTCCTCCGTCGCAGCCTCGCCGATCACGCCCTCGGCCGCGTAGATCTCCACCATCTGCGCGAGGAGCCCCGGTTGCCTCGCGCGAACGCACACGCCGTCTCCACGAGCGGCACGGGCACCTCGCCTCCGTTCGTGTACACGGCGAGCATCGCGCTCGACACGCGCGCGCTGTCCGCATCGCCGAGCGGGCCGAGCTCGAGCAGCGTGTGCCGGCGCTCGCCCACGCGCGCCCAGTCCTCCTGCCGGTAGACGAGATCGTCGCGGCCCGTGCAGATCACGAGGATCGGGCCCGTCAGGTATTCGAGCAGGTACCGAAGGAGCGAGAGCGCGTCCTCGTGCGCCTCGTGCAGGTCTTCGAGCACCAGGATGAGCGGACCCGTCTGCGCGTCCGCTTCGAGGAACGCCTTCACCACGGCGCGGCGCACGAGCTCGGCCTCGTGCGGGTCGTCGCTCACGGCGCGCGTCAGCGGGCTCTCCTCCTCGGTCAGGCCGAGCAGTTGCCCGAGGAACGTCACGGCGTCGCTCACGCGCCGCGACTCGAGCACGCCTTCGAGCTTTTGCCGGATCGTCGCGCGCGCCTCGTCCGGGTCCATGCCGCGCACGAGGCCGAAGCGCGAGCGGATGAGCCGCGCGAACGGCGAGAACGACACCGAGCCGTCACGCGCGCTGCCTTCGAACGCGCGGACCTCGTTCTTGCGCGACGCCACGAACTCTTCGACGAGCCGCGTCTTGCCGATGCCTGCGGGTCCGACGATCGTCACGATGCGCGTGTCGCGCCGCTCTTCGACGGCGGTGAGGCTTTCGGCGAGGAGGGAAAGCTCTTCGTCCCGGCCCACGAGCGGACACGCTGGCGCGCGTGGCGCACTGACGTTTGGTCTCTCGGTCTCCATCGAGCTCCGCGGGAGGTTTTTCTCCGACGCGGCGAGGGTATAGCCTTGCCCGCTCCGAGGAAAGCGGCGCCGGCGGCATTTTCGAGTATCCGCCGACCTCAAGACGGGTTGGGGCGGAGCCGCGGGCGGAAGACCCGGAAGCTCGGCCCGCCCGGGGTACGTCCGGTCCGGCGCAGGGAGCGCCGCCGTTGCCACCACTTCTCCAGGCCGATGACCGGCAGGACCACGAGGGCGGCGGCCACGGCTTTCGCCCACTCCGCGGCGCCGAGCGGGGCCGACCCGAAGAGCGTGTGCATGAACGGCAGGTAAACGAACCCGAACTGGAGCAAGAGGAGCGTCCCGATCCCCACGTACACGAGCGGGTTCGAGAACAGCCCGATCGAAAGGGACGACCCGTGAAGCGAGCGGCAGTTCAGGAGGTAGAACACCTGGAACAGGACCATCGTCGTCACGGCCATCGTCTGCGCCTCGCGCAGGGCGAACGCCGGGGACACGCCTTCGCCGAGCTTGTCGTGGTACTCCATCAGGAAGAGCCCCAACGCGCCGGCCGTCATCAGGAGCGCCACGATCACCGTCCGCACGAGCACGAACCGCCCCAGGATGGGCTCGTTGGTGCGGCGCGGCGGCCGCTCCATCAGGTTCGGCTCCTTGGCCTCGAACGCGAGCGGCAAGGAGAGCGTCACGGTGGCGACGAGGTTGATCCAGAGGATCTGCACGGGCGCCATCGGCAGGAGCGGCCGCCCGTCGACCAGCGGGAAGAACAGCACCGCGAGCAAGAGCACCAGCGCCTCGCCGATGTTCGTCGGCAACACGAACGCGAGCGCCTTGATCAGGTTGTCGTAGACCCGCCGCCCCTCCTCCACGGCCGCGCGGATGCTCGCGAAGTTGTCGTCCGTCAGCACGATGTCGGCCGCTTGCTTGGCCACGGCCGTCCCCGTGATCCCCATGGCCACGCCGATGTTCGCTTGCTTCAGCGCCGGCGCGTCGTTCACGCCGTCGCCCGTCATCGCCACGACCTGCCCTGCGGCTTGCAGCGCCTCCACGAGCCTGAGCTTGTGCTCCGGCGCGACGCGCGCGAACACGTTCCGCGTCTGCACCGCCTTTGCGATCTCCGCGGGCGACATCGCCGAGAGCTCGCGGCCCGTCACCACCTCGTCCGCAGCTCCGAGCAAACCGATCTCGATCCCGATCGCCTTCGCCGTCACCGGGTGATCGCCCGTGATCATCTTGACCGTGATCCCCGCGCGTTGACACGCCTTCACCGCCTCGATCGCCTCTGGCCGCGGCGGATCCATCATCCCCACGAGCCCGAGCAGTTCGAAGCCGCTCGCCACCTCCGCCTCGCCGAGCCCCGCGAGCGGCCGCTCCGGCTTGCGTGACGCGACCGCGAGCACGCGCATCCCGCGCGACGCCATCCCTTCCAAGTGTTCGAGCACGGCGGCTCGATCGAGCGGCGCGCCACCGGCGAGTCGACTCGCGCGGCCAAGCACCACCTCCGGCGCGCCCTTCATCAGGATCTCCTGCTCGCTCGACGCTGTCACGTGCAGCGTCGCCATGTACTTGTGCTCCGACTCGAACGGGATCGCGTCGCGCCGCGGCGCCTCCTCCTGCAGCGCGTCGCCCGTCATCCCGAGCTTCTGCGCCGCCACGACGAGCGCGCCTTCCGTCGGATCCCCCGTGATCCCGAAGCCCCCGCCCTCGCGTTGCACGAGCCGCGCGTCGTTGCACAGCGCCGCGGCGCGGAGGAGCGCGCGCACGTCGTCCGGCGTCGCCCCCACGGCCTTTCCTTCACGCCGCAGCTCGCCTTCCGGCGCATATCCCACGCCCGAGAGCTCGTATCCCCCCGACGGCGCCCAGATCGCCGACACCGTCATCTCGCTCCGCGTCAGCGTCCCCGTCTTGTCCGTGCACACGACGCCGGCTTGCCCGAGCGTCTCCACGGCCGGCAGCTTCCGCACCACCGCGCGCCGCGCGGCCATCCGTCGCACGCCGATCGCCAGCGCGATCGTGATGATCGCCGGCAAGCCCTCCGGGATCGCCGCCACCGCCAGCGTGATCCCTGCGAGCACCGCTTCGAGCAGCGGATACCCGCGCATGAGCGCGACGCCCACCATCAGCGCCGCCACGATCGCGATCGCCACCGTCAGCACCTGCGCCACGCGCGCGAGCGAGCGCGTGAGGGGCGTCTCGAGCTCCGCGGCTTCGCGCAGCATCGACGAGATCTTCCCGATCTCCGTCTGCGCGCCCGTCGCCACCACCACGGCTTGCCCCGTGCCCACCGTGAGCAACGTGCCGCCGTGGACCATGCTCTTCCGATCGGCCACGGCGGCGTCCTTCGGCACTGGCGCGACGTGCTTGCGCACCGGCACCGATTCCCCCGTCAACGGCGCCTCGTCGGCCGCGAGGTTTTTCACGTGCAGGAGCCGCATGTCGGCCGCGGCCTTGTCACCGGCCGCGAGGAGCACGACGTCGCCGGGCACGAGCTCCTCCGCGGGCAAGGTGATCCTTCCGCCGTCGCGCAGCACCGTCGCGAGCTCGGGCACGAGGCTCGAGAGCGCCTCGATTTCCCGTCCTGCGCGATACTCCTGGATGAACCCGATCAGCGTGTTCAGCACGACCACGCCGAGCACCACCGCGCCGTCCGTGACCTTCCCGAGCGCGAAGGCGAGCGCTGCAGACGCGATGAGCACGTAAATGAGCGGGCTCTTGATTTGCCGGAACAAAAGCACGAGCGGCCCTTCCCGGGCGGCCCTCGGCAGCACGTTCGGACCGTGCTCGGCGAGCCTGCGCTTGGCCTCCGTGGTGAGCAGGCCGTTCTCGGAGCTCCCGAGGGCTGCGAGCACGGCCTCGGCGGGCTCCGCGTGGTACGACGTCTGCTCGATCCGAGCGGGCGCGGGCGTTCCTTGCTTCATGTCCCTCGCTTTCGCCTTCACGGCGCGTGCCGAGTCCTTCCGCGCTCGGGGGCCACGCTCGGACAAGCAAGCCGAGCTGCGCCCCCACCCCCGATCGTCTCGTTTCGAACGGGCGAAGGAGCGCTTCCGGTGCCCATGACCCGCGGGCCGGGGTAAGCTCCCCGGCGTGAGCGACCAAGGGGAACGGCCGAGCTACGACCCGGCCGAGGTGCGCCGATGCATCACGCTTTGTTTCAGCGCCAAGGATCTACGCGAGCTCGCCGAGGGCCTCGGCGCGACCGGCCTGCCCGGCGAGGGTCGCGGCATCCAGGACGTCGCGCGTGAGGTCGTCCGGCATTTCGAGCGGCAAGGCTCACTCGATCGACTCGTCGAAGCGCTGAAACAAGCGCGACCGCTGATGGAGTGGCCCGCGCCGATCGCTCGCGCCGGAGCCCCCGCCGCAACACTCGCCTTCCCGCCGCCGCCGCCGCTCGCGCCCCTCGCGCCCGAGGCCGCTGCCGCTGCCGCTCCAGAGCCCGCTGCCGCTCCCGAGCCCGCTTCCGCTGCCGCTCCCGAGCCCGCTCCCGTTCCCGCGCCCGAGGCCGGCTCCGCGCCCGCGCCCGCTCCCACCGTCGTCGAGCCTCCGCGCGGCCCCGAAGCTCCGCTCCTCCGTGATCCCTACGCTCCCGTCTGGCCCGGCACAGCTCCGCGTGAGTCTGCGCAACCCGTCGACGGCCGCCGCTTCACCTTGCTCTTCGCCATCGCCGCCGTCGTCATCGTCGTCGCCTCCGTCGGCGCGTTCCTCGTGGGCCGCGCCGGCTCGAACGCGTCCGGCCCGGCGCCACTCCTCGTCGGCACGGACGCCATGGCCAAGGGCGAACGACCTCTCCGGGAGAGCGGACCTTCGCGGCTCGCGGCCGACGCCGTCCGCCGCAGCCTCGGCAATCTCGCGCGTGGCTGCGACTTGCCCCTCGCCCCCAACGAGGAGCCTGGTACCGACCTCTTCAAGGGCGCCTACGAGCAATGCGGCATGCGCCCCATGCTCGGCCGTCCGCCCGCGGCCGCCCGCCCCACGCGCCCCGCGGACTCCGCCGGCGGCGCGCCTCCCGCGGGAGGCTCCGACCTCTTCGACACCCCTTCGCCCGCGCCTGCCTCGACCCGCGCGGCGCCCGCCACGCAACCTCGCAAAACGCCGGCCACCACCGACAAACCCGCGCTCCCGGACAATGGCACGGCCTGCGTCGACCGCTGCTCCGCCACGCAGAAACAATGCAATGGTGGCTGCGGCAGCGAGCCGACCCTGAGCAGCGAGTACGGCCGATGGCAATCGTGCCAGGCGCAATGCCTCTCGGCCGCCTCGCGCTGCCGACTCGCTTGCCAGTGAGCGCTACGCCTCCACGCGCTCGCTCGGCGTCACGAATGCGAGCTTGTACCCTTCCGGATCCGTCACCACGAGCTCACGCGTGAACCAGGGCTGGTTTCGCGGCCCGTCCACGGCGGTGCCGCTGGCCTCGGCCCGCGCGCGCAGCTCGTCGAGCGACACCTCGTCTCGCACGTGGAAGCACAGGATCACCCCGAGCCCGCGTTGCCCTGGCAGCTCGACGCCGGCCGGCATGCCGACCAGGAACACGTCGGCGTACCGGGCCCAGCGCAGGTGCACGAACACGCCGTCGCGATTCACGCAGGAGAAGCCGAGCGCCTCGTAAAACGCTGTCGCGCGCGCCGTGTCCGAGACGAGCAGCCTCACGTGGGAGGGCATGAGGTAGGGTTCGTCGGGGGTCATGCGCTCTCCCTAGCACGACCGGGCGCGCGTCGGGATCACCGGCGCGCGCCCTCGTCCTTGATGGATACGAAAGAGCTCAGCGCGTGGGCGCGGCCTTCGCGACCGGCGACGGCTGAAGCATGAAGCTCCCGCCCGCGTGGCGCGGAACGAGCTCCTCCACGAGCACGTGCTCCTTCGGGTAGTTCTTCGCGAGCCACACGCTGCACGTCCGCGCGTACTGGTCGAAGTATTGATACTTCGCCGAATAATCCACGCAAACCTTGAACGACTTCTTCGCCTGCAGCTTCTGGGGCTCGCTCGCCTCGTCGAGCTTTTCATAATAAGCTCTCCGCAGCTCCTCGTACGTGATCGTCGTCCCGAGCACGGGCCCGTTGCCCCTCCACTCCTTCGGGATCGGCGCCGCGCGGAACTCTGCGACGAACTTCCCCCACAACATCCCCACGCGGGACGCCGAGGCCACGACCCACCGCGGCGGCGGCAAGGGCTGGAGCGCGAGGACCTGGGCATAAGCCTTCTCCACCTCCTCGATCGCCGGCCGCTTCTTCTTCACCCAATCCACGACCTTCGTGTTGATGTGCTTCATCACCTCGTCACGGCTCGCGGGCCCCTTGTATTCGGGATACCGGATGGCGTCGACCTCGGCTCGCTTTTGCTCGGCGAAGAAAAACAACGCCTCGCCCACGTCCGTCAACGACCGCGCGAGCCGCCGCATTTGCTCCTGATCGCTGCCGCCCATCGCCGCGAGCTGCTTCACGCTGGCCTCGGGATCCTTCCACGCCGCGCGCACGATCTCGTATTCCTTCGCGGCGCCCTTCTTGTCGTCGAGCTTCTCCAGCGAGCGCCCGAGCAGCGTGTGCGCGTGGATCCGCTCCTGCAGGCTCCCCGCCTTGTCCACCGCCGCCGTCCACTTCCCGAGCCATGTGCGCGCGTCGGCCCATTTCTCTTCGCCGACCAGGAAATCCGCGACCGCCACGGCGAGCTTCGCCGACGTCTCCGGCTGCTTCGCGCCGTAATTCTTCACGAACAGCTCGACGTCCTCGACCGCCGCTTTCTGATCCTTCAGCCCGGCCCGCAGCGCCACCGCGTCCATCAGCGCCGCCGGCGCCTGGTCCATTTTCGGGAACTTGCGCGCGGCCGACTCGTAATAACTTGCAGCCTCCGCGTATTCGCCGATCGACTGCAAATTCGCGGCGAGAAGAAACGCCGTGTCCTTGCCGTACTCCGTGTACTCGAGCCGGTTTTTCGGGTCGAGGATCATCTTCCGCACGGCGATCGCCTTGTCTCGCTTGTGCGCCGCCTCGAACGCCGCCGCGGCCCTCACCAGCGCCTGCCCGGCCGCTGCGCAACCCGGCTCGTTCTTCTCGCAAAGAGGCTTGCCGCTCTCCTCCCACGTCTTCAGGAACGCCTCCGCCTCGGCCGCGGGGTCCGGCGCCGCTGCGCCTCCCGCGTCCGGTGCCGGCGCCGGCGCCGTCTCGGCCCACGCCGCCCCCGTGACGAGCAACGACACCCCCAGAATCACGCGCGAACTCCACCGCTTCGGGTTCATGTACACCTCGATGGCTGGTTTGTTGTATCACACCCAGGGGCCCGATCGGACCCTTGGGTTCTCGGACCGCAGATAGACGGAGCGACACGCCGTTTCTTGGTGGGGTTCCCGCGATCCTCCGGCGAGGGGCTTCCCAAGGGCGCCGCGCGCGGGTGATGATGGCGCCGTTCATGGACTACGTCGCTCCGTCGAAGGTCGTCTCCACCATGCTCGACGCGGGCGCGGCCAAGGCCGCGGCGTCGCTCCGGGACCTCGTGATCCGCGGCTTTCTCGCAGGCGCGCTCCTCGGCTTCGCCACGAGCCTCGCCATCACCACGACCGTCCAGACCACCCTCCCGGTCGCTGGCGCGGTCATCTTTCCCATCGGCTTCGTGATGATCGTTCTGCTCGGCCTCGAGCTCGTCACGGGCAACTTCGCGCTCCTGCCCATGGCGATGCTCGACAAGCGCGCCACCTTCTGGCAGCTCGTCCGCAACTTCGGCGTCGTATTCTTCGCGAACCTCGCCGGCAGCCTCTTTTATGCGTGGCTCCTCTCGATCTCGCTCACGATGATGGGCAGCGTCCCGCCCGACGCCGTCGCGAACAAGATCGTCGCCATCGCCCATGCCAAGACCCAGTTCCCCCAGTATGGCCTCGCCGGCCTCGTGGGCGTGTTCGTCCGCAGCATCCTCTGCAACTGGATGGTTTGTCTCGGCGTCGTCATGGCCATGACGTCCACGGCGACCGTCGGCAAGATCGTCGCCGCCTGGCTACCGATTCTCGTGTTTTTCGCGCACGGCTACGAGCATTCCGTCGTGAACATGTTCGTCATTCCGGCCGGCATGATGCTCGGCGCGAAGGTCACGTTCGCGGACTGGTGGCTGAAGAACCAGCTCCCCGTCACGGCCGGCAATTTCGTGGGCGGCTGCCTCTTCACGGGAATGGCGCTTTATTTCACGCACAAGCCCAAGCCCGAGGCCGCCGCGGCGAACCCCGCGCCCCC
Protein-coding sequences here:
- a CDS encoding acyl-CoA thioesterase encodes the protein MSTLATPLPPRNVSDSITTMTEYVLPTHANALGNVFGGQILAWIDLCAAICAQRHAGRLAVTAEFDDVSFEAPIKVGQVVLLRARVTAAFRTSVEILVDVEGEDAPSGKRWRCAHAFVTFVAMQEVDGALKPAPVPSLVCETEEDRALASEANDRRNQRLVRRKRRDVQRGLG
- a CDS encoding tetratricopeptide repeat protein, whose amino-acid sequence is MVEIYAAEGVIGEAATEEGETRLVLYPERLAAARLPATVEDAVQARVASLDEDERTVLEQAAAMGAVFWSGAFVALARTGLEAPDLWVEEETGDVARIGRMLDGLCKNGWILRRAGTIFPGSVEYAWARSEEREAITARTSAEAKSLSNRVIADWMEHQPGVRTSEERIASLARHREQAGESIQAGIAYLEAAAVARRRYANGKSCEYYQRGLELLGDSHDGARIDALHAYGDVLQSMGYIDDAMAAFRGMLTLAYRLDMKKKGGAAHNRIGRLFRDMGSLDEGERHLTTAMSLFEASGDERGVASTIDDLGKIAWLKGEYESALTSFRDGLARRQKLGDRRSIALSLNNAGLALQDSGQFKDALEAFEQSLAIRREVGDLVGVVTTLNNLGTIAEERRNFQKALMMFEEALEVAQQIGDRNKIALVLTNIGTTYYRSGEPEKAIGVLVRAEGLCDELGDRLKLAETLRALGKAYLMQGDLGKARDCIGRAVDLFASVRSKVHLAAALRTLGEITAAGGWGHAHTTSAREYFDRAVAIFEQSGNEVELARTFKTYARFLRKNPELAGNEEVQKEAGTMDARAEAIFGRLQMTSGSKSELPPSPEAEIEVG
- a CDS encoding AAA family ATPase yields the protein MGRDEELSLLAESLTAVEERRDTRIVTIVGPAGIGKTRLVEEFVASRKNEVRAFEGSARDGSVSFSPFARLIRSRFGLVRGMDPDEARATIRQKLEGVLESRRVSDAVTFLGQLLGLTEEESPLTRAVSDDPHEAELVRRAVVKAFLEADAQTGPLILVLEDLHEAHEDALSLLRYLLEYLTGPILVICTGRDDLVYRQEDWARVGERRHTLLELGPLGDADSARVSSAMLAVYTNGGEVPVPLVETACAFARGNRGSSRRWWRSTRPRA
- a CDS encoding cation-translocating P-type ATPase; translation: MKQGTPAPARIEQTSYHAEPAEAVLAALGSSENGLLTTEAKRRLAEHGPNVLPRAAREGPLVLLFRQIKSPLIYVLIASAALAFALGKVTDGAVVLGVVVLNTLIGFIQEYRAGREIEALSSLVPELATVLRDGGRITLPAEELVPGDVVLLAAGDKAAADMRLLHVKNLAADEAPLTGESVPVRKHVAPVPKDAAVADRKSMVHGGTLLTVGTGQAVVVATGAQTEIGKISSMLREAAELETPLTRSLARVAQVLTVAIAIVAALMVGVALMRGYPLLEAVLAGITLAVAAIPEGLPAIITIALAIGVRRMAARRAVVRKLPAVETLGQAGVVCTDKTGTLTRSEMTVSAIWAPSGGYELSGVGYAPEGELRREGKAVGATPDDVRALLRAAALCNDARLVQREGGGFGITGDPTEGALVVAAQKLGMTGDALQEEAPRRDAIPFESEHKYMATLHVTASSEQEILMKGAPEVVLGRASRLAGGAPLDRAAVLEHLEGMASRGMRVLAVASRKPERPLAGLGEAEVASGFELLGLVGMMDPPRPEAIEAVKACQRAGITVKMITGDHPVTAKAIGIEIGLLGAADEVVTGRELSAMSPAEIAKAVQTRNVFARVAPEHKLRLVEALQAAGQVVAMTGDGVNDAPALKQANIGVAMGITGTAVAKQAADIVLTDDNFASIRAAVEEGRRVYDNLIKALAFVLPTNIGEALVLLLAVLFFPLVDGRPLLPMAPVQILWINLVATVTLSLPLAFEAKEPNLMERPPRRTNEPILGRFVLVRTVIVALLMTAGALGLFLMEYHDKLGEGVSPAFALREAQTMAVTTMVLFQVFYLLNCRSLHGSSLSIGLFSNPLVYVGIGTLLLLQFGFVYLPFMHTLFGSAPLGAAEWAKAVAAALVVLPVIGLEKWWQRRRSLRRTGRTPGGPSFRVFRPRLRPNPS
- a CDS encoding VOC family protein, producing the protein MTPDEPYLMPSHVRLLVSDTARATAFYEALGFSCVNRDGVFVHLRWARYADVFLVGMPAGVELPGQRGLGVILCFHVRDEVSLDELRARAEASGTAVDGPRNQPWFTRELVVTDPEGYKLAFVTPSERVEA
- a CDS encoding tetratricopeptide repeat protein; the encoded protein is MNPKRWSSRVILGVSLLVTGAAWAETAPAPAPDAGGAAAPDPAAEAEAFLKTWEESGKPLCEKNEPGCAAAGQALVRAAAAFEAAHKRDKAIAVRKMILDPKNRLEYTEYGKDTAFLLAANLQSIGEYAEAASYYESAARKFPKMDQAPAALMDAVALRAGLKDQKAAVEDVELFVKNYGAKQPETSAKLAVAVADFLVGEEKWADARTWLGKWTAAVDKAGSLQERIHAHTLLGRSLEKLDDKKGAAKEYEIVRAAWKDPEASVKQLAAMGGSDQEQMRRLARSLTDVGEALFFFAEQKRAEVDAIRYPEYKGPASRDEVMKHINTKVVDWVKKKRPAIEEVEKAYAQVLALQPLPPPRWVVASASRVGMLWGKFVAEFRAAPIPKEWRGNGPVLGTTITYEELRRAYYEKLDEASEPQKLQAKKSFKVCVDYSAKYQYFDQYARTCSVWLAKNYPKEHVLVEELVPRHAGGSFMLQPSPVAKAAPTR
- a CDS encoding formate/nitrite transporter family protein, which codes for MDYVAPSKVVSTMLDAGAAKAAASLRDLVIRGFLAGALLGFATSLAITTTVQTTLPVAGAVIFPIGFVMIVLLGLELVTGNFALLPMAMLDKRATFWQLVRNFGVVFFANLAGSLFYAWLLSISLTMMGSVPPDAVANKIVAIAHAKTQFPQYGLAGLVGVFVRSILCNWMVCLGVVMAMTSTATVGKIVAAWLPILVFFAHGYEHSVVNMFVIPAGMMLGAKVTFADWWLKNQLPVTAGNFVGGCLFTGMALYFTHKPKPEAAAANPAPPEIVAPLPAPAPALVLVPDPPVLELLASEPEPAEGPEATDSA